One region of Fusarium oxysporum f. sp. lycopersici 4287 chromosome 14, whole genome shotgun sequence genomic DNA includes:
- a CDS encoding hypothetical protein (At least one base has a quality score < 10) translates to MGTRGLEIVRFCGRYYIHYHQYDAYFEGLGARIVAKIPADGDGYQKKYAAKERALEENVYEIRDGIEPDHSQYDDLAALPSELPRLGHCDAEYIYIINLDNEILTMNNGIHWKLGNIPRNDLWLRAIADSIYPYKPTISLDVCPEEHIASPALELPTPDSMMGYIFSP, encoded by the exons ATGGGGACTCGAGGACTTGAAATAGTGCGCTTCTGCGGGCGCTACTATATTCACTACCACCAATACGACGCCTATTTCGAGGGCCTTGGTGCCAGAATAGTCGCGAAGATCCCCGCCGACGGCGATGGGTATCAGA AGAAATATGCGGCGAAAGAACGTGCGCTTGAAGAAAACGTCTACGAAATTCGCGACGGAATCGAACCTGATCATTCTCAGTACGATGACTTGGCCGCGCTTCCTTCTGAGCTTCCACGGCTGGGTCACTGCGACGCCGAATACATttacatcatcaacctcgacaacGAGATCCTCACCATGAACAACGGCATACACTGGAAGCTGGGCAATATACCACGAAACGACCTGTGGCTTCGCGCCATCGCTGACAGCATCTATCCGTATAAGCCGACCATTTCCCTCGATGTTTGTCCAGAAGAACACATAGCTTCACCAGCTCTGGAGCTTCCCACACCGGACTCGATGATGGGGTACATTTTCTCACCGTAG
- a CDS encoding hypothetical protein (At least one base has a quality score < 10), translated as MQSPTPKSLHRLGIDNPWFAVHPLFWTLQHFDSAITTSSSPSSVADKDLALHSRRLAKIRPPILKSISVGRLLRHPGSPLEKVDGSAPFLFSGRSVHLLECHVF; from the coding sequence ATGCAATCACCAACGCCAAAGTCTCTTCACAGGCTAGGCATCGATAATCCGTGGTTCGCTGTGCATCCTCTATTCTGGACATTACAGCACTTCGACTCTGCTATCACTACCTCTTCATCACCCTCGAGCGTCGCCGACAAGGACCTCGCACTTCATTCCCGCCGTCTAGCAAAGATCCGCCCACCAATTCTTAAGTCAATTTCTGTCGGCCGCTTGCTGCGTCATCCTGGCAGTCCGTTGGAGAAAGTTGATGGCTCTGCtcctttcctcttctctggCCGTAGCGTGCATTTACTAGAATGCCATGTCTTCTAG